From the Lysobacter sp. FW306-1B-D06B genome, one window contains:
- a CDS encoding fatty acid desaturase, which yields MSVSLLDFLAGGLVQASWGEMLIWLLVVTQLTILSVTLYLHRSMAHRSVDFHPVLAHVFRFWAWLTTSMITREWAAIHRKHHAKCETEEDPHSPQFKGIDTVMWRGVELYREARGQREDIEKYGKGCPDDWIERHLYTPHATMGPVLMLAISIVLFGFMGVAAWAIQMVWIPFWAAGVVNGLGHWWGYRNFETTDTATNLTPWGFWIGGEELHNNHHAFPSSAKFALRKWEFDIGWSAIKLLEKVGLAKVLRVAPTLDVRPNIAMPDGETLRALLAIRFQAMTDYYRNVTLPALREAKFKLPRNLRQGLADDGRWLDDDKRAKLQAWLAERPKMATLADFRQRLAQVLDDRSHDAQATLAKLHAWCTEAEASGIQALQAFSARLKGYALAPARTA from the coding sequence ATGTCCGTTTCCCTGCTCGATTTCCTCGCCGGCGGCCTGGTCCAGGCCAGCTGGGGCGAAATGCTGATCTGGCTGCTGGTGGTCACCCAGCTGACGATCCTCTCCGTCACGCTGTACCTGCATCGTTCGATGGCGCACCGCTCGGTGGACTTCCATCCGGTGCTGGCGCACGTCTTCCGCTTCTGGGCGTGGCTCACCACCTCGATGATCACGCGCGAGTGGGCGGCGATCCATCGCAAGCACCACGCCAAGTGCGAGACCGAGGAAGACCCGCACAGCCCGCAGTTCAAGGGCATCGACACGGTGATGTGGCGCGGCGTGGAGCTGTACCGCGAAGCGCGCGGCCAGCGCGAGGACATCGAGAAGTACGGCAAGGGTTGCCCGGACGACTGGATCGAGCGCCACCTCTACACCCCGCACGCGACGATGGGCCCGGTGCTGATGCTGGCGATCAGCATCGTGCTGTTCGGCTTCATGGGCGTGGCGGCGTGGGCGATCCAGATGGTGTGGATCCCGTTCTGGGCCGCGGGCGTCGTCAACGGCCTGGGCCACTGGTGGGGCTACCGCAACTTCGAGACCACCGACACCGCGACCAACCTCACGCCGTGGGGCTTCTGGATCGGCGGCGAAGAACTGCACAACAACCACCATGCGTTCCCGAGCTCGGCGAAGTTCGCGCTGCGCAAGTGGGAGTTCGACATCGGCTGGAGCGCGATCAAGCTGTTGGAGAAGGTCGGCCTGGCCAAGGTGCTGCGCGTGGCGCCGACGCTCGACGTGCGTCCCAACATCGCCATGCCCGACGGCGAAACGCTGCGCGCGCTGCTGGCGATCCGCTTCCAGGCGATGACCGATTACTACCGCAACGTCACGCTGCCGGCGCTGCGCGAGGCGAAGTTCAAGCTGCCGCGCAATCTGCGCCAGGGCCTGGCCGACGACGGCCGCTGGCTGGACGACGACAAGCGCGCCAAGCTGCAGGCATGGCTGGCCGAACGCCCGAAGATGGCCACGCTGGCCGACTTCCGCCAGCGTTTGGCGCAGGTGCTCGACGACCGCTCGCACGACGCGCAGGCCACGCTGGCCAAGCTGCACGCCTGGTGCACCGAGGCCGAGGCCAGCGGCATCCAGGCGCTGCAGGCGTTCTCCGCGCGCCTGAAGGGCTACGCCCTGGCGCCGGCACGCACGGCCTGA
- a CDS encoding CHAD domain-containing protein, which yields MGSRRAMDKASPSRTQEPAGPASPGAALCAYTRGEIDAAHEALADPDLHEGVHLARKAIRRARAALALGDGLLGPGAGLLDRELRALNRGLSTLRDAHALVEVLDRLLKRERKDDVRQVLTRACEAAVAARARVGAAAIQTDPGLGARRALLAVFRAALPALDWHRLTSAGLRMGVADSDLRTREAQARARHSGDDEDWHRWRRRARRASQQRRALELIGLPVAAASELFDKRTAEQLGRAQDLALLLDHCRRDSPFSKQDRQALRERAEPALRRARRRIARNLDVACQAD from the coding sequence ATGGGTTCGCGACGCGCGATGGACAAGGCATCGCCCAGCCGAACGCAAGAACCCGCCGGCCCGGCCTCGCCCGGGGCGGCCCTGTGCGCCTACACGCGGGGCGAGATCGACGCCGCGCACGAGGCACTGGCCGACCCGGACCTGCACGAAGGCGTCCACCTGGCGCGCAAGGCGATCCGCCGCGCCCGCGCCGCGCTGGCGTTGGGCGACGGCCTCCTGGGCCCGGGCGCGGGGCTGCTCGACCGCGAACTGCGCGCGCTGAACCGCGGGCTGTCGACCCTGCGCGACGCGCACGCCCTGGTGGAAGTGCTCGACCGCCTGCTCAAGCGCGAACGCAAGGACGACGTGCGCCAGGTGCTGACGCGTGCATGCGAGGCCGCCGTCGCCGCGCGCGCCCGCGTCGGCGCGGCGGCGATCCAGACCGACCCCGGGCTGGGCGCGCGCCGGGCCCTGTTGGCGGTGTTCCGCGCCGCGTTGCCGGCGCTGGATTGGCACCGGCTGACGTCCGCCGGCCTGCGCATGGGCGTGGCCGACAGCGACCTGCGCACCCGCGAGGCGCAGGCCCGCGCACGCCACAGCGGCGACGACGAGGACTGGCACCGCTGGCGCCGTCGCGCCCGCCGCGCTTCGCAGCAGCGCCGGGCGCTGGAACTGATCGGCCTGCCGGTGGCCGCCGCGTCGGAGTTGTTCGACAAACGCACCGCCGAGCAGCTCGGCCGCGCCCAGGATCTCGCCCTGTTGCTGGACCATTGCCGCCGGGACTCCCCATTCAGCAAGCAGGACCGCCAAGCGTTGCGCGAGCGCGCGGAACCCGCGCTACGGCGTGCCCGGCGTCGCATCGCACGCAATCTCGACGTGGCTTGCCAGGCGGACTGA
- the mutM gene encoding bifunctional DNA-formamidopyrimidine glycosylase/DNA-(apurinic or apyrimidinic site) lyase produces the protein MPELPEVETTRRGLAPHVEGRRVAGVTLRRPDLRWPIPDEVARLLPGQRIESVRRRAKYLLLDTQAGSALLHLGMSGSLRVLPADTPVRAHDHVDIALAPEGRQGARVLRFNDPRRFGCLLWQPPGDTHELLADLGPEPLSDGFDGDYLFALSRGRSAPVKTFLMDQRVVVGVGNIYVAEALFAAGISPLRAAGKVSRERYQRLADEVRRILGHAIERGGTTLRDFIAPDGAPGYFEQELSAYGRGGEPCPRCGRPLKQAAIGQRTTVWCGHCQK, from the coding sequence ATGCCCGAGCTTCCCGAAGTCGAAACCACCCGTCGCGGCCTGGCGCCGCACGTCGAAGGCCGCCGCGTGGCGGGCGTGACCCTACGCCGGCCGGACCTGCGCTGGCCGATCCCGGACGAGGTCGCGCGCCTGCTTCCCGGCCAGCGCATCGAGTCGGTGCGCCGACGCGCCAAGTACCTGTTGCTGGACACGCAGGCCGGCAGCGCCCTGCTGCACCTGGGCATGTCCGGCAGCCTGCGCGTGCTGCCGGCCGACACGCCGGTGCGCGCCCACGACCACGTCGACATCGCGCTGGCCCCCGAAGGCCGACAGGGCGCGCGCGTGCTGCGCTTCAACGACCCGCGCCGATTCGGCTGCCTGCTCTGGCAACCGCCCGGCGACACCCACGAACTGCTCGCCGACCTGGGGCCGGAACCGCTGTCGGACGGCTTCGACGGCGACTACCTGTTCGCCCTGAGCCGGGGCCGCAGCGCGCCGGTGAAGACCTTCCTGATGGACCAACGCGTGGTGGTCGGGGTTGGCAACATCTACGTGGCCGAAGCGCTGTTCGCCGCCGGCATCTCGCCGCTGCGCGCGGCCGGCAAGGTCTCGCGCGAGCGCTACCAGCGCCTGGCCGACGAGGTCCGCCGCATCCTCGGCCATGCCATCGAACGCGGCGGGACGACGCTGCGGGACTTCATCGCCCCGGACGGTGCCCCGGGCTATTTCGAGCAGGAACTGTCCGCCTACGGCCGGGGCGGCGAGCCCTGTCCGCGCTGCGGACGGCCGCTGAAACAGGCCGCCATCGGCCAACGCACGACCGTTTGGTGCGGCCACTGCCAGAAGTGA
- a CDS encoding ECF-type sigma factor, with translation MADTADITLLLDAAREGDRGALDRVLATLYQELHTMARRQLAGQHGQTLDATALVHEAYLKLIGRREAQFDDRAHFFAYAASAMRSVVVDYARQRLAQKRGGDLHRVTELPDDVEGGLRLDEDTLGLDTALTKLAAVDPRLAQVVELRYFAGLSELEIAALLERSERSIRRDWQKARLFLLASLKDS, from the coding sequence ATGGCCGACACCGCCGATATCACGCTGCTGCTGGATGCTGCACGAGAAGGGGACCGCGGCGCACTCGACCGCGTGCTCGCCACGCTTTATCAGGAACTGCACACGATGGCGCGGCGCCAACTCGCCGGCCAGCATGGGCAGACGCTCGATGCCACCGCCCTGGTGCACGAGGCCTATCTCAAGCTCATCGGCCGCCGCGAGGCGCAGTTCGACGATCGCGCGCACTTCTTCGCCTACGCCGCCTCGGCCATGCGCAGCGTGGTCGTGGATTACGCGCGCCAGCGCCTGGCGCAGAAGCGCGGCGGCGACCTGCACCGCGTCACGGAACTTCCCGACGACGTCGAAGGCGGCCTGCGCCTGGACGAAGACACCCTCGGCCTGGACACCGCGCTGACCAAGCTCGCCGCCGTCGATCCACGCCTGGCGCAGGTGGTGGAACTGCGTTACTTCGCCGGCCTGTCGGAACTGGAGATCGCCGCGCTGCTGGAGCGTTCCGAGCGCAGCATCCGCCGCGACTGGCAGAAGGCGCGGCTGTTCCTGCTCGCGTCGTTGAAGGATTCGTAA
- a CDS encoding protein kinase: MDPERWQRISPLLDALFELEPQARELRLAQLRDEDPALAEELQTLITLDESHEDFLSEPLVAPLAGLRAGGEVGPYRLERLLGEGGMGQVWLAARADGLYQRRVALKLLRPGLADSNLRVRFSRERQILARLAHPHIARLLDAGMSTDGLPYLALEYVEGEPITDYCRNHQLPLEQRLRMFHQICDAVSHAHANLIVHRDLKPSNILVTPSGDVRLLDFGIAKLLDSEAPMVEQTRTGVRAFTLHYAAPEQVRGEPVTTMTDVYALGVVLFELLTDTKPYRLKRQTDAEWEEAILAADPQHPSHTLLRRAEDAGADVHALRRHARMLAGDLDNIVLKTLSKRPEQRYPSVEALALDLSRYEAGRPVQARPQSMGYRFGKYLRRHRWSLATGTLVAVVLSAALAIVAWQARQAVAEAGRAQAMQDFMVGVFESARGTPEGQALDLRGLLDDSLDRGNRELARQPRARAELLGVIARLRIGLGDYREALVLLNRQAVALESAPDVPVSLQLESLTQRGQALRLLGEARQCIGLMQPALATARREQAQLPPQVSEFYSQLGRCRRDNGERQGARQLFERSLTLRREDRDEVGTVENLIDLANLQADAGQSGAALQGYQQARIQLRQKVGERHALMVEIGSRMASLRQGLGQTDAAERSASDAFALALEVYGAQHPATLSLRRQLAALHIEQGRYSQAETELREAIALQQRRVSAGGSDPGEIRRGAGELGRLQRQLGLVTWERGDSATALASMQRAVTLARQHDDVPRLADALFDQARLLHASGRDRTALKAVTEARELRLEELGPRHPLVGDTDRLLGQIELSLGQHDQGMAHLAQAVTLTRSGYGSTHPNTREAELALARAQALDGDDGALTRLDALAGLSHGDLDLRRTAWRAQAYAAQLRCHGPDRDPAMARLDALHEQLLSEQPDGGAIPREVAAIMRGCG, encoded by the coding sequence ATGGATCCCGAGCGCTGGCAACGCATCTCCCCGCTGCTCGACGCGCTCTTCGAACTGGAGCCGCAGGCGCGCGAGCTGCGCCTGGCGCAATTGCGCGACGAAGACCCCGCGCTGGCCGAAGAGCTGCAGACGCTCATCACGCTGGACGAAAGCCACGAGGACTTCCTGTCCGAACCGCTGGTCGCGCCTTTGGCCGGCCTGCGCGCAGGCGGTGAAGTCGGGCCGTATCGACTCGAACGCCTGCTCGGCGAAGGCGGCATGGGCCAGGTATGGCTGGCCGCGCGCGCCGACGGCCTGTACCAGCGCCGCGTCGCGCTGAAACTGCTGCGCCCCGGCCTGGCCGACAGCAACCTGCGCGTGCGCTTCTCGCGCGAGCGGCAGATCCTCGCGCGCCTGGCGCACCCGCACATCGCGCGCCTGCTCGACGCGGGCATGAGCACCGATGGCCTGCCGTACCTCGCGCTGGAGTACGTCGAAGGCGAGCCGATCACCGACTACTGCCGCAACCATCAGCTGCCGCTGGAGCAACGGCTGCGCATGTTCCATCAGATCTGCGACGCGGTGAGCCACGCGCACGCGAACCTGATCGTGCATCGCGACCTCAAGCCCTCGAACATCCTGGTGACACCCAGCGGCGACGTGCGCCTGCTCGATTTCGGCATCGCCAAACTGCTGGATTCCGAAGCGCCGATGGTCGAGCAGACGCGCACCGGCGTGCGCGCGTTCACCCTGCACTACGCCGCGCCCGAGCAGGTGCGCGGCGAACCCGTCACCACGATGACCGACGTGTACGCGCTGGGCGTGGTGCTGTTCGAACTGCTCACCGACACCAAGCCGTACCGGCTGAAACGGCAGACCGATGCGGAATGGGAAGAGGCGATCCTCGCCGCCGATCCGCAGCATCCCTCGCACACGCTGCTGCGTCGCGCCGAAGACGCGGGCGCCGATGTGCACGCATTGCGCCGCCACGCGCGCATGCTCGCCGGCGATCTGGACAACATCGTGCTCAAGACGCTGTCCAAGCGGCCCGAGCAGCGCTATCCGTCGGTGGAAGCGCTGGCGCTGGACCTGAGCCGCTACGAGGCCGGTCGTCCCGTGCAGGCGCGCCCGCAGAGCATGGGCTACCGCTTCGGCAAGTACTTGCGCCGGCACCGCTGGTCGCTGGCGACGGGCACGCTGGTGGCGGTGGTGTTGAGCGCGGCGCTGGCGATCGTCGCCTGGCAGGCGCGGCAGGCCGTCGCCGAAGCCGGACGCGCGCAGGCGATGCAGGACTTCATGGTCGGCGTGTTCGAAAGCGCGCGTGGCACGCCCGAAGGCCAGGCGCTGGACCTGCGCGGCCTGCTCGACGATTCGCTGGATCGAGGCAACCGCGAACTCGCGCGGCAACCGCGCGCGCGCGCCGAACTGCTGGGCGTGATCGCGCGCCTGCGCATCGGCCTGGGCGATTACCGCGAAGCGCTGGTGCTGCTCAACCGCCAGGCCGTCGCGCTGGAATCCGCTCCCGATGTCCCCGTGAGCCTGCAACTGGAATCGCTGACGCAGCGCGGCCAGGCGCTGCGTTTGCTGGGTGAGGCGCGGCAGTGCATCGGCCTGATGCAACCCGCGCTGGCAACCGCGCGGCGCGAGCAGGCGCAATTGCCGCCGCAGGTGAGCGAGTTCTACTCGCAACTCGGCCGCTGCCGTCGCGACAACGGCGAGCGCCAGGGTGCGCGCCAGTTGTTCGAACGTTCGCTCACGCTGCGCCGCGAGGATCGCGACGAAGTGGGCACGGTGGAGAACCTGATCGACCTGGCCAACCTGCAGGCCGATGCCGGCCAGTCCGGCGCCGCGTTGCAGGGCTATCAACAAGCGCGCATCCAGCTGCGTCAGAAAGTGGGCGAACGGCATGCGCTGATGGTCGAGATCGGCTCGCGCATGGCATCGCTGCGGCAGGGCCTGGGCCAGACGGATGCGGCCGAACGCTCGGCGTCGGATGCCTTCGCGCTCGCGCTGGAGGTGTATGGCGCGCAGCATCCGGCCACGCTTTCGCTGCGTCGCCAGCTGGCCGCGCTGCACATCGAGCAGGGCCGCTATTCCCAGGCGGAAACCGAACTGCGCGAGGCCATCGCGCTACAGCAACGTCGCGTCAGCGCGGGCGGAAGCGATCCGGGCGAAATCCGGCGCGGTGCAGGCGAACTCGGGCGCCTGCAGCGTCAGCTCGGCCTGGTGACCTGGGAGCGCGGCGACAGCGCGACCGCGCTGGCTTCCATGCAACGCGCCGTGACGCTGGCCCGGCAACACGACGACGTCCCGCGACTGGCCGACGCGCTGTTCGACCAAGCCCGCTTGCTGCACGCGTCGGGACGCGACCGCACCGCGCTGAAAGCGGTGACGGAAGCGCGCGAGTTGCGCCTCGAGGAACTCGGCCCGCGTCACCCGCTGGTCGGCGACACCGACCGGTTGCTGGGCCAGATCGAACTCTCGCTCGGCCAGCACGACCAGGGCATGGCGCACCTGGCGCAGGCCGTGACGCTCACCCGCAGCGGCTACGGCAGCACGCATCCGAACACGCGCGAAGCCGAACTGGCCCTGGCCCGCGCACAGGCGCTGGACGGCGACGACGGCGCGCTGACGCGACTGGATGCATTGGCCGGGCTCTCACACGGCGACCTGGACCTGCGCCGCACGGCATGGCGCGCGCAAGCCTATGCCGCACAGCTGCGCTGCCACGGGCCGGACCGCGATCCCGCGATGGCGCGTCTGGATGCGTTGCACGAACAGTTGTTGAGCGAACAGCCCGACGGCGGTGCGATTCCACGCGAGGTGGCGGCGATCATGCGGGGGTGTGGTTAG
- a CDS encoding autotransporter outer membrane beta-barrel domain-containing protein translates to MTVADNARLIGVQGQTFTMGPLTLNPLSHVDASLAAPGTTALFGISGNLVLDGLLDITSTGAFGPGLYRLMNYTGALTDNGLDFGVVPAGFTPNLDLFVQTSAAQQINLANTKGALLTFWDGGNSALFNNGRIDGGAGTWLATTGQSWADISGTLNGPWQADSFAIFQGTPGIVTVDNSAGAVTFSGAQFAVNGYTITGQPLTMQATLTTLRVGDGSDDAYRLREGVEMWLRGYYQSSEGDRVDLFRQGYESDGRSFILGADAALADSGVVGAYLAFDDLDMAYRGPTADTGRTRLDGWAAGVYGSYWGERRWFVQGALEYGVYDVETTRAVVFGPIAAQAQGDRDARAWTATAGAGYNLIPGDGWLIQPQMHLRYQRFDEDGYNERGAVALDLGYGDFDAGTFRGEAGVTVRRSLPAATAKPEISVVFAYANYVYDDALDDRDRTARFTIGDAFRISVDDGTRDGIRYGFGLEHTWNSNAAIQVLFEAEDYGEIENRSASLLVRKRF, encoded by the coding sequence GTGACCGTGGCCGACAACGCACGTCTGATCGGCGTGCAGGGCCAGACGTTCACCATGGGCCCGTTGACGCTCAATCCGCTCTCGCATGTGGATGCCTCACTCGCGGCGCCCGGTACGACCGCGTTGTTCGGCATCAGCGGCAATCTCGTGCTCGATGGCCTTCTGGACATCACCTCGACGGGCGCCTTTGGCCCGGGGCTTTACCGATTGATGAACTACACCGGCGCGCTGACCGACAACGGCCTGGACTTCGGCGTCGTGCCCGCGGGTTTCACGCCGAATCTGGATCTGTTCGTGCAGACCTCCGCGGCGCAGCAGATCAATCTGGCGAACACGAAGGGGGCGCTGCTGACGTTCTGGGACGGAGGCAACAGCGCGCTGTTCAACAACGGTCGAATCGACGGCGGCGCGGGAACGTGGCTGGCCACGACCGGCCAGTCGTGGGCCGACATCAGCGGAACCCTCAACGGACCGTGGCAGGCGGACAGCTTCGCGATCTTCCAGGGCACGCCTGGCATCGTCACCGTGGACAACAGCGCAGGCGCGGTGACCTTCAGCGGTGCGCAGTTCGCCGTGAACGGCTACACGATCACCGGCCAACCGCTGACGATGCAGGCGACGCTCACCACGCTGCGCGTGGGCGACGGAAGCGACGATGCCTATCGCTTGCGCGAAGGCGTGGAGATGTGGCTGCGCGGCTATTACCAGAGCAGCGAGGGCGATCGCGTCGATCTGTTCCGGCAAGGTTACGAGAGCGACGGCCGCAGCTTCATCCTCGGTGCGGACGCGGCGTTGGCCGACTCGGGCGTCGTGGGCGCGTACCTGGCGTTCGACGATCTGGACATGGCCTATCGCGGCCCGACTGCCGACACCGGTCGCACGCGTCTGGATGGATGGGCGGCGGGCGTGTACGGCAGTTATTGGGGTGAACGCCGCTGGTTCGTGCAGGGAGCGCTCGAATACGGTGTCTATGACGTCGAAACCACGCGGGCCGTCGTCTTCGGCCCGATTGCCGCGCAGGCGCAGGGCGATCGCGACGCACGCGCCTGGACGGCCACGGCCGGCGCCGGTTACAACCTCATCCCGGGCGACGGTTGGCTGATCCAGCCGCAGATGCATCTGCGCTATCAACGCTTCGACGAGGATGGCTACAACGAACGCGGCGCGGTGGCGCTGGACCTGGGCTATGGGGACTTCGACGCCGGAACGTTCCGTGGCGAAGCGGGCGTCACCGTGCGCCGGTCGCTGCCGGCCGCCACCGCAAAGCCGGAGATCAGCGTCGTGTTCGCCTACGCGAACTACGTGTACGACGACGCGTTGGACGATCGCGACCGCACCGCACGCTTCACCATCGGCGATGCGTTCCGGATTTCCGTCGACGACGGCACGCGCGACGGCATCCGCTATGGATTCGGACTCGAGCACACCTGGAACAGCAATGCCGCCATCCAGGTGCTGTTCGAAGCGGAGGACTACGGCGAGATCGAGAACCGGAGCGCTTCGCTGCTGGTGCGCAAGCGGTTCTGA
- a CDS encoding thymidine kinase has protein sequence MAKLYFYYSAMNAGKTTTLLQSAHNYRERGMRVAILTPRLDDRAGTGVIASRIGLRSEGIAFERDDDLEAKVRHDIAQHGALHCVLVDEAQFLTKAQVWQLSEVVDALRIPVLCYGLRTDFRGELFEGSQYLLAWADELTEIKTICHTGKKATMVVRVDAQGRAVREGPQVEIGGNDRYISVSRAEYKKVMSGEGAIEPLQPPLPL, from the coding sequence ATGGCAAAGCTCTATTTCTATTATTCGGCGATGAACGCCGGCAAGACCACGACGCTCCTGCAGTCGGCGCACAACTACCGCGAGCGCGGCATGCGCGTGGCGATCCTCACTCCGCGGCTGGACGACCGCGCCGGCACCGGCGTGATCGCCTCGCGCATCGGCCTGCGCTCGGAGGGCATCGCGTTCGAACGCGACGACGATCTGGAGGCGAAGGTCCGCCACGACATCGCCCAGCATGGCGCGCTGCATTGCGTGCTGGTGGACGAGGCGCAGTTCCTGACGAAAGCGCAGGTGTGGCAGCTGAGCGAGGTGGTCGACGCGCTGCGCATCCCGGTGCTGTGCTACGGCCTGCGCACGGATTTCCGCGGCGAGCTGTTCGAGGGCAGCCAGTACCTGCTGGCGTGGGCGGACGAACTCACCGAGATCAAGACCATCTGCCACACCGGCAAGAAGGCGACGATGGTGGTGCGCGTGGACGCGCAGGGCCGCGCGGTGCGCGAGGGGCCGCAGGTGGAGATCGGCGGCAACGATCGCTACATCTCGGTCTCGCGCGCGGAATACAAGAAGGTGATGAGCGGCGAGGGCGCGATCGAACCGTTGCAGCCGCCGCTGCCGCTGTGA
- a CDS encoding methylglyoxal synthase, with translation MRLGLAANRLHHLSEDAALFRLLRTCEPGIRELGLELHTIGRTFDAIAAAGMLAGYTGLRRYPYGREGGLMKLVAEVVGLGSAERTLDGAIYLIDPVDPSSVFPEAVALKRQCVIHGKPFISTVASARDWIEMERVHAGLAPDPAADALHALETQTLAMIAHDAMKPQMMAYAAEHFDVLSRFQRRVATGTTGQRLNELAWSRGWPQGQAWVQRYESGPMGGDAQIADLVLERQCQRAIFFEDPHVARQHEADIQLLERAVTTVTFDAVCITSPRVAQRWAEAVRLRARRDD, from the coding sequence ATGCGCCTGGGCCTGGCCGCCAACCGCCTGCACCACCTCAGTGAAGACGCCGCGCTGTTCCGCCTGTTGCGCACCTGCGAGCCGGGGATACGCGAACTCGGCCTGGAACTGCACACCATCGGCCGCACCTTCGACGCCATCGCCGCCGCCGGCATGCTCGCCGGCTACACCGGCCTGCGCCGTTATCCCTACGGACGCGAAGGCGGGCTGATGAAACTGGTGGCCGAGGTCGTCGGCCTGGGCAGCGCGGAACGCACGCTAGACGGCGCGATCTACCTGATCGACCCGGTCGATCCGTCTTCGGTGTTCCCCGAAGCGGTGGCGCTCAAGCGCCAGTGCGTGATCCACGGCAAACCTTTCATCTCCACCGTCGCCTCCGCGCGCGACTGGATCGAGATGGAGCGCGTGCACGCCGGTCTTGCGCCGGATCCCGCCGCCGACGCACTGCACGCGCTGGAAACGCAGACGCTGGCGATGATCGCCCACGACGCGATGAAGCCGCAGATGATGGCCTACGCCGCCGAGCACTTCGACGTGCTCTCGCGCTTCCAGCGCCGCGTCGCCACGGGCACCACCGGCCAGCGCCTCAACGAACTGGCCTGGAGCCGCGGCTGGCCGCAGGGCCAGGCCTGGGTGCAGCGTTACGAAAGCGGTCCGATGGGCGGCGACGCGCAGATCGCCGACCTGGTGCTGGAGCGTCAGTGCCAGCGCGCGATCTTCTTCGAGGACCCGCACGTCGCGCGCCAGCACGAAGCCGATATCCAGCTGCTCGAACGCGCCGTCACCACGGTCACTTTCGACGCGGTGTGCATCACCTCGCCCCGCGTCGCGCAGCGCTGGGCCGAAGCCGTGCGGCTGCGCGCGCGACGCGACGACTGA